Proteins encoded within one genomic window of Actinomycetes bacterium:
- a CDS encoding 5,10-methylenetetrahydrofolate reductase: protein MGLGSDGSALGLLRRAEHGVLLYGITPPSLTTAPGRADEIAQATLARLDSVALDGLIIYDVDAEDDRSPDARPFPFMPMMDPADFLDRHLSGWTGPVVVYRAVGKYTEADLSRWLSEVDSDRVLSVLVGAASRHQAVKTRLTDAYRLHAGLDRRPSVGGVCIAERHVGTGQEHRRMLSKQEDGCDFFVSQVCYDLDHTRDLLSDYVYLCRDQGIDPRPVILTLAPCGSMKTLEFMSWLGIDVPRWLHTELTRSHDPLQLSYDQCLSNARALVGFCRRLGLPFGINVESLTNRKVEIEASVDLAREIGELLH from the coding sequence ATGGGATTGGGCAGTGACGGTTCTGCGCTGGGACTGCTGCGACGGGCTGAGCACGGGGTGCTCCTGTACGGGATCACCCCGCCGAGTCTGACGACGGCTCCGGGGCGCGCTGACGAGATCGCCCAGGCCACGTTGGCGCGGCTGGACTCGGTGGCGCTGGACGGGTTGATCATCTATGACGTGGATGCCGAGGACGATCGTTCCCCGGATGCACGGCCCTTCCCGTTCATGCCGATGATGGATCCTGCGGACTTCTTGGACCGGCACCTGTCCGGCTGGACCGGGCCGGTGGTCGTGTACCGCGCTGTCGGCAAGTACACCGAGGCGGACTTGAGCCGTTGGCTATCCGAGGTCGACTCCGACCGGGTGCTCTCGGTGCTGGTCGGTGCCGCCTCCCGGCACCAGGCGGTGAAGACCCGGCTCACCGACGCATACCGGCTGCACGCCGGTTTGGACCGACGACCCAGCGTCGGTGGCGTCTGCATCGCTGAACGGCATGTCGGCACCGGCCAGGAGCACCGACGGATGCTCAGCAAGCAGGAGGACGGTTGCGACTTCTTCGTCTCCCAGGTCTGCTACGACCTCGACCACACCCGCGACCTGCTGTCCGACTATGTCTATCTCTGCCGGGACCAGGGCATAGACCCGCGCCCAGTCATCCTCACCCTGGCACCCTGCGGCTCCATGAAGACCCTGGAGTTCATGTCGTGGCTCGGCATCGACGTCCCACGCTGGCTACACACAGAACTCACCCGGTCGCACGACCCACTGCAGTTGTCCTACGACCAGTGCCTGAGCAACGCCCGCGCCCTGGTCGGCTTCTGTCGCCGACTGGGTCTTCCGTTCGGCATCAATGTCGAGAGCCTGACGAACCGCAAGGTTGAGATCGAAGCCTCAGTCGACCTAGCCCGGGAGATCGGTGAACTCCTTCACTGA